The following proteins come from a genomic window of Flavobacterium eburneipallidum:
- a CDS encoding class I SAM-dependent methyltransferase yields the protein MKKSTVTEIRERFDNEVERFSNLETGQVATIDATLSLELLTSAAKVIKPDATTLLDLGCGAGNYSLKMLSKVPNLDCTLVDLSQNMLDKAYQRVSEVTSGKIEIIQGDIREIDLLTNHFDIILAGAVLHHLREGSDWEFVFQKLFNSLKFGGCLMISDLIFQENLAVNELVWERYGDYLTQVGGKEYQQKVFDYIEKEDTPRSMTFQLDLMKKVGFSSTEILHKNSCFGAFGGIK from the coding sequence ATGAAAAAATCAACAGTTACAGAAATCAGAGAACGTTTTGATAATGAGGTCGAACGCTTCTCAAATCTAGAAACCGGTCAAGTTGCCACGATAGATGCAACACTTTCGTTGGAACTTTTAACTTCGGCTGCAAAAGTTATAAAACCCGATGCTACAACACTTTTGGATTTGGGTTGTGGTGCTGGAAATTACAGCTTGAAAATGCTGTCTAAAGTGCCAAACCTAGATTGTACTTTGGTAGATTTAAGTCAAAATATGTTGGACAAAGCCTATCAACGGGTTTCGGAAGTTACTTCTGGAAAAATTGAAATCATTCAAGGTGATATACGAGAAATCGATTTGCTTACAAATCATTTTGACATTATTTTGGCAGGTGCCGTTTTGCATCATTTAAGAGAAGGTTCGGACTGGGAATTTGTGTTTCAAAAATTATTCAACAGCTTGAAATTCGGTGGTTGTTTGATGATTTCAGATTTGATTTTTCAGGAAAACCTAGCTGTCAATGAATTGGTTTGGGAAAGATATGGCGATTATCTAACGCAAGTTGGAGGAAAGGAATACCAACAAAAAGTCTTTGATTATATCGAAAAGGAAGACACGCCAAGATCAATGACTTTTCAATTGGATTTAATGAAAAAAGTAGGCTTTTCGAGTACCGAAATTTTGCATAAAAACAGTTGTTTTGGAGCTTTTGGAGGGATAAAGTAG